The Polyodon spathula isolate WHYD16114869_AA chromosome 13, ASM1765450v1, whole genome shotgun sequence genome includes a region encoding these proteins:
- the LOC121325667 gene encoding transcriptional repressor CTCF-like: METEENEAVMDEGETFSKGKERKTYQRRRDGGPEEETDVLVQGQPDGSEEQVAGEMVQDVNVSSNVDMVLMEQLDPTLLQMKTEVLETDVHQEGGETTVDETQIITLQVVNMEEQPINLGELQLVQVPVPVSVPVSSATVEEFQGPYENMPKEGDPVICHTLPLPEGFQVVKVGANGEVETVEQEELHHQQQQIEQQQQQQQQQSQQNEDSTWQKDPDYQPPSKKSKKTKKSKLRYNTEEGKDMDVSVYDFEEEQQEGLLSEVNAEKVVGNMKQPKPTKIKKKGVKKTFQCELCSYTCPRRSNLDRHMKSHTDERPHKCHLCGRAFRTVTLLRNHLNTHTGTRPHKCQDCDMAFVTSGELVRHRRYKHTHEKPFKCSMCDYASVEVSKLKRHIRSHTGERPFQCSLCSYASRDTYKLKRHMRTHSGEKPYECYICHARFTQSGTMKMHILQKHTENVAKFHCPHCDTVIARKSDLGVHLRKQHSYIEQGKKCRYCEAVFHERYALIQHQKSHKNEKRFKCELCDYACRQERHMVMHKRTHTGEKPYACSHCDKTFRQKQLLDMHFRRYHDPSFVPTSFVCTKCGKTFTRRNTMARHAENCCGPDSMESENGATPKKTRVGRKKKMRCKKDDDDEDDDDSEEHADPELEDIEEEDEDDLAEAEAEAEAHLVEVEEEPLTPQPTPAKRKRGRPPGKANAPKPAPPAAIIQVEDESTGTIENIIVEVKKEPEVPPEEMESEAVQLPVVEAAPNGDLTPEMILSMMDR, from the exons ATGGAGACAGAGGAGAATGAAGCAGTCATGGATGAAGGAGAGACCTTCTCCAAAGGAAAGGAGCGCAAGACGTACCAAAGGAGGCGCGACGGGGGTCCGGAGGAGGAGACTGACGTCCTGGTGCAGGGCCAGCCTGACGGATCAGAAGAACAAGTGGCTGGAGAGATGGTCCAGGACGTCAATGTCAGTAGCAATGTGGATATGGTGTTGATGGAGCAGCTGGACCCCACCCTACTCCAGATGAAGACAGAAGTCCTGGAAACTGATGTGCACCAAGAGGGAGGCGAGACCACAGTGGACGAAACCCAGATAATTACGTTGCAGGTGGTTAATATGGAGGAGCAGCCCATCAACCTTGGGGAGCTGCAGTTGGTGCAGGTGCCTGTTCCAGTGTCCGTACCGGTGAGTTCTGCCACTGTGGAGGAGTTCCAGGGCCCCTACGAGAACATGCCCAAAGAAGGGGATCCAGTGATCTGCCACACACTGCCATTGCCCGAGGGCTTCCAGGTGGTCAAGGTGGGTGCCAATGGGGAGGTGGAGACAGTGGAGCAAGAAGAGCTGCACCACCAACAGCAGCAGAtcgaacaacaacaacagcagcagcagcagcagtcccaGCAGAATGAAGACAGCACATGGCAGAAGGATCCTGACTACCAGCCACCCTCCAAGAAGTCCAAGAAAACCAAAAAGAGCAAGCTGCGTTACAACACCGAAGAGGGCAAGGACATGGATGTGTCTGTTTATGACTTTGAAGAGGAGCAGCAGGAGGGACTGCTTTCAGAAGTCAATGCTGAGAAAGTGGTGGGAAATATGAAGCAGCCCAAGCCAACCAAGATTAAAAAGAAAG GTGTGAAGAAAACATTCCAGTGCGAGTTGTGTAGCTACACCTGTCCCCGTCGTTCGAATCTGGACCGGCACATGAAGAGCCACACTGATGAAAGGCCTCACAAATGTCACCTGTGTGGCAGAGCTTTCAGAACAGTGACGCTGCTAAGAAACCACCTTAACACCCACACAG GCACCAGACCACACAAATGTCAAGACTGTGACATGGCCTTTGTGACCAGCGGAGAGCTGGTCAGACATCGCCGCTACAAACATACCCATGAGAAACCATTCAAGTGCTCTATGTGTGACTATGCCAGTGTAGAG GTCAGCAAGTTAAAACGCCACATCCGCTCCCACACTGGAGAGCGCCCATTCCAGTGCAGCTTGTGCAGCTATGCCAGCAGGGACACCTACAAACTGAAGAGACACATGAGGACACATTCAG GAGAGAAGCCTTACGAATGCTACATCTGCCATGCCCGCTTCACTCAGAGCGGCACTATGAAGATGCACATtctgcagaaacacacagagaatgTGGCCAAATTTCATTGTCCTCACTGTGACACTGTAATTGCCAGGAAGAGTGACCTGG gtGTTCATTTGAGAAAGCAGCACTCGTACATTGAGCAGGGGAAGAAGTGCCGTTACTGTGAAGCTGTGTTCCATGAGCGCTATGCCCTAATTCAACACCAGAAGTCTCACAAGAATGAGAAGCGCTTCAAGTGCGAGCTGTGTGACTATGCTTGTAgacag GAACGCCACATGGTGATGCACAAACGAACCCATACAGGAGAGAAGCCGTATGCCTGCAGCCATTGCGACAAAACCTTCAGGCAGAAACAGCTTTTGGACATGCACTTCAGGCGTTACCATGATCCCAGCTTTGTGCCCACCTCCTTTGTCTGCACCAAATGTGGTAAAACATTTACACGCAGG AACACCATGGCTCGGCATGCAGAGAACTGCTGTGGACCAGACTCCATGGAAAGTGAGAACGGAGCCACACCTAAAAAGACTAGGGTTGGAAGGAAGAAGAAAATGCGATGCAagaaagatgatgatgatgaagatgatgacgATAGCG aggagcATGCAGATCCTGAACTGGAAGACATTGAGGAGGAAGATGAGGACGACCTCGCTGAAGCAGAGGCTGAAGCTGAAGCTCATCTTGTGGAAGTCGAGGAGGAACCACTTACCCCACAGCCCACTCCAGCTAAGAGAAAACGAGGACGACCCCCTGGCAAGGCTAACGCACCAAAACCTGCTCCAC CTGCAGCTATCATACAGGTTGAAGATGAGTCTACTGGTACCATTGAGAACATCATCGTGGAGGTGAAGAAGGAGCCAGAGGTGCCCCCAGAGGAAATGGAGAGTGAGGCGGTCCAGCTGCCTGTAGTGGAGGCGGCTCCCAACGGGGATCTGACCCCGGAGATGATTCTCAGTATGATGGACCGGTGA